From the Oligoflexia bacterium genome, one window contains:
- a CDS encoding antitoxin, giving the protein MKKEYNFSKMKEAANPLKGKKIGVGINLSPTVIDYFKKMSEETAIPYQKLIDMYLLDCVQKKKKLKLDWAG; this is encoded by the coding sequence ATGAAGAAGGAATATAATTTTTCAAAAATGAAAGAAGCAGCTAATCCTCTTAAAGGCAAGAAGATTGGTGTTGGCATTAATTTGAGTCCTACGGTTATTGATTATTTCAAAAAGATGAGCGAAGAAACAGCAATTCCTTATCAAAAACTTATCGATATGTATCTTTTGGATTGTGTGCAAAAAAAGAAGAAGCTCAAGTTAGATTGGGCTGGGTAA
- the sucC gene encoding ADP-forming succinate--CoA ligase subunit beta, which produces MNIHEYQAKVLLSRMGVKTPQGKVAFTVDEAIANAKAIGGNVWVVKAQIHAGGRGKGGGVKVVKSIAEVEAAAAQLLGMQLITHQTGPEGKKVLKVLVEEGCKIKKEYYVGCVVDRVSSRIVMMASSEGGVEIEKVAEEHPDKIFKEIIDPTVGLGAYQARKLAFQIGIHPEAINKAVKFFSALYEAFVKFDCSIAEINPLIETEDKDIMALDAKLNFDDNALFRHPDILELRDLTEENPNEIEASKFGLSYISLDGNIGCLVNGAGLAMATMDIIKLAGGEPANFLDVGGGADKTKVTAAFKIILSDPNVKAILVNIFGGIMKCDIIADGVIAAAKEVGLKVPLVVRLEGTNAEKGKEILKNSGLKIESADGMGDAAKKVVAAAKASGGKS; this is translated from the coding sequence ATGAATATTCATGAGTATCAAGCAAAAGTACTTCTTTCGCGCATGGGTGTTAAAACCCCTCAAGGCAAAGTGGCTTTTACAGTAGACGAAGCCATCGCAAATGCAAAAGCAATCGGTGGAAATGTTTGGGTCGTCAAAGCTCAAATTCATGCTGGGGGTCGAGGCAAAGGCGGCGGCGTAAAAGTTGTGAAATCAATTGCTGAAGTTGAAGCTGCTGCGGCTCAACTCTTAGGAATGCAACTCATTACTCATCAAACTGGCCCTGAAGGTAAAAAAGTTTTAAAAGTTCTTGTAGAAGAAGGCTGTAAAATTAAAAAAGAATATTACGTTGGCTGCGTTGTTGATCGTGTGTCTTCAAGAATAGTTATGATGGCCTCTTCTGAAGGTGGCGTTGAAATCGAAAAAGTTGCTGAAGAGCATCCCGATAAGATTTTTAAAGAAATTATTGATCCCACAGTTGGTTTAGGGGCGTATCAAGCTCGAAAATTAGCATTTCAAATTGGAATACACCCTGAGGCCATCAATAAGGCTGTGAAATTTTTCTCAGCTCTTTACGAAGCATTTGTGAAGTTTGACTGTTCAATCGCTGAAATAAATCCGTTAATTGAAACTGAAGACAAAGACATTATGGCTCTCGATGCCAAACTTAATTTCGATGACAACGCATTATTTCGACACCCCGACATTTTAGAGCTTCGTGATCTCACCGAAGAAAACCCAAATGAGATTGAAGCAAGCAAGTTTGGATTAAGCTATATCAGTCTCGACGGCAACATTGGTTGCTTAGTAAATGGCGCAGGCCTTGCGATGGCTACCATGGATATTATTAAACTTGCTGGTGGCGAACCTGCAAATTTTCTCGACGTCGGTGGCGGTGCAGATAAAACAAAAGTTACAGCTGCTTTTAAAATTATTCTGTCTGATCCAAACGTAAAAGCGATTTTAGTTAATATCTTTGGTGGAATCATGAAATGCGACATCATTGCTGATGGGGTTATCGCCGCAGCAAAAGAAGTTGGTCTTAAAGTTCCGCTGGTAGTTCGACTTGAGGGTACCAATGCCGAAAAGGGCAAAGAAATTTTAAAAAACTCAGGCCTCAAAATCGAATCTGCAGATGGAATGGGTGATGCAGCAAAAAAAGTTGTTGCTGCCGCAAAAGCCAGTGGAGGCAAGTCATGA
- the sucD gene encoding succinate--CoA ligase subunit alpha, with product MSIFINKNTKVICQGLTGSQGTFHTKQAIEYGTKMVGGVTPGKGGTTHEGLPVFDTVGDAVLKTGANASVIYVPPPFAADAIMEAVDAKLELVVCITEGIPVNDMIKVKRFMQGRKTRLVGPNCPGVITPGECKIGIMPGHIHLAGRIGVLSRSGTLTYEAVGQLTKLGIGQSTCVGIGGDPVNGTNFIDVLEQFAADPGTDAVIMIGEIGGSAEEEAAQWIKSNMKKPVVCFIAGSTAPAGKRMGHAGAIISGGKGTAEEKFAALQSAGCKIARSPAELGSTLKSVI from the coding sequence ATGAGTATCTTTATAAATAAAAATACAAAAGTAATATGCCAAGGCCTCACAGGTAGCCAAGGAACGTTTCACACAAAACAAGCAATTGAATACGGAACAAAAATGGTTGGGGGCGTAACTCCAGGTAAGGGTGGCACCACACATGAAGGCTTGCCAGTGTTTGATACTGTTGGTGACGCTGTTTTAAAAACAGGCGCAAACGCTAGTGTGATTTATGTTCCACCACCATTTGCAGCTGACGCGATTATGGAAGCTGTTGACGCAAAATTAGAACTCGTCGTGTGCATTACTGAAGGCATACCCGTTAATGACATGATTAAAGTAAAGCGCTTCATGCAAGGCAGAAAAACGCGCCTTGTTGGCCCCAACTGCCCCGGAGTTATTACTCCAGGAGAATGCAAAATCGGAATTATGCCCGGGCACATTCATTTGGCAGGTCGCATTGGCGTCCTTTCACGCTCAGGTACTTTGACCTACGAAGCCGTGGGTCAACTTACTAAACTTGGTATTGGCCAAAGCACATGCGTTGGCATCGGTGGAGACCCCGTGAACGGCACAAATTTTATTGATGTCCTTGAACAATTTGCCGCTGACCCAGGAACAGATGCCGTAATCATGATTGGTGAAATCGGCGGTTCAGCTGAAGAAGAAGCCGCTCAATGGATTAAATCAAACATGAAAAAACCCGTTGTTTGCTTCATTGCAGGTTCAACCGCACCCGCCGGCAAACGCATGGGTCACGCAGGAGCAATTATTAGTGGCGGCAAAGGAACAGCTGAAGAAAAATTCGCAGCTCTTCAAAGTGCCGGCTGTAAAATCGCCCGCAGCCCCGCTGAACTCGGCTCTACTTTAAAATCAGTTATCTAA
- a CDS encoding BrnT family toxin yields MVTLVRFEWDEKKNKSNRRKRGVWFEEATHVFGDPYHRFFLDKDHSDHEDRYIVIGYGAENRLLVVIHVYCNATEIVRIVSARRATKKERLYYEEGI; encoded by the coding sequence GTGGTTACGTTAGTAAGATTTGAATGGGATGAAAAGAAGAATAAATCAAATCGCCGGAAACGTGGAGTTTGGTTTGAAGAGGCGACCCATGTATTCGGTGATCCTTATCACCGCTTCTTTTTAGATAAAGACCACTCAGACCATGAAGATAGATATATCGTTATTGGTTATGGGGCTGAGAACAGATTACTTGTTGTAATCCATGTTTATTGTAACGCCACTGAGATCGTGAGAATTGTGTCCGCTCGTAGAGCAACAAAAAAAGAGAGGCTATATTATGAAGAAGGAATATAA